The nucleotide window ACTATACCTGCTTAAATCTTCTTCAGAAATACTGGTCAGTACCGTTACAGCAAGAACTTCCAGTCCAGAGTCTTTCACCTCTGGTGGAATTCCACGAAGAGCTTCGCCTTCTTCCAAATGAATGGTGACATACTTAACCTTATGGCTTGCCGCAGATATTAAGGCTCTGCTCAGAGTTGCAGGAATGTCGTGCAACTTGAGATCAAGAAATATATCGGCGGAACTGTTGTCCCGGACCACTTTGAGAACCTCCGGGCCTTCTTTGACGAACAGCTCCAGGCCCACCTTGAAACAACCGACTGAACCTTCGAGCAGTTTCACATACCTCTCAGCCTCTTTGCGGTCGGGAACGTCGAGCGCGAAGATGAGGCGTTTTCTGGCTTCTTCTATCAATGTAGGACACCTCTAAAAATTAGTTTTCACAGAAAATAGAATCGTGTGCAAAAGTTACTTAAATCAGTGGCACGGGCTATCCAGCCCGTGCGGACAGGATAACCTTTAAGGGTAGGTCGCCTGTCCTGCTAAAACAAAAGACGCTTCTTTGAATTGGCGATTCGGTGCCATTGTCAATTTTTAGAGATGCCCTGTATTTTCTGCGTTCATTATTTTTTCAATAACAAGATATTTGAGATCAGGACCGAATGACAGGATTTTTTAATCTGGGGCTCCACGCAACGCCACGGGCCGCCTGTCGGTCATATTAAAGTGGAACGTCCCGTTTGTAAAGCGGACCGCCTGAATTCACCTTTGTTCTTCATCCAAGCCTGTGTGCGAAAAAAAAGCGTCATGAAACCGGGTCATGACACTTCCGTCCTGGATCGAATTTATTTCGGCAAGTGGCCCTTCGTCACCCAGATCTCGATAGATACAGCCCGGCATGTCCCCGCCTGCGGCGATAGTATGCCCCGCGCCACTGCCAAAGCGCAGATTGATGTCGGTAAAAAGAAGTTTGCCGTTTGCAGGACGAATGCCTTGCAGATTGGCGGGGCCCTTGAGCTTTAACAGCAACCCCACCTGCCGGACGGCTGCGATGATTTCCGGGTCCATGCAAATGCGGCTGACCATCACCTCCCCGCCCTGAACCGCCAACCGCTCCCTCGGAACAATAAGAAGCGGCTTGCCTGATTTGTCCGAAAACCAATCGACGGTGAACTCCTGCCCTTCAATGTACTTCTGCATTATATGACCGGGATATTTTTCCGCATAAAACTTCAGGTCACGTTGATTTTCAATGACAAAGTTATCCTTACCGCCTTCGCCCTGTCTTGGCTTGGCGATCAGAGGAAACTCAGAGGAATTGATGAACAAACCCACTTCCCCTGTCAAGGGAGAGAGAATTTTCTCTGCATTAAAAAATTTGGACAGTTTTAACTTGTCATGGCAAACCTCGATTGTGTCGGCATCCTGGAGGTATGCCAGAATATTTTCCCGCTTAAAATCCTGGCAATGGCGGTTTAAAAATTCCACCGCCTTGTTGGTCATCGGCAGGATAGTATGGATGGTTTCGCGCTCGCAGATATCGAGCAACGCTTGTTTGCAAGCGGCGTCTGCAAACAGAGGCAGGGGATATTCCACGTCCACCACCTTCAGGGAAGGGGATAAGGGATCGCTGTCCGCTCCCACCAGCTTCCCTGCAACCCTCAGCCGGACTTTTGCCGTCTGAAAAGACCGGATAAGAGATACCCGCCAGTGGGGCGCAAGCAAAAGCAGGTTGAGTTCCTTCATTCCGTATTCCTGCCAAAAAAAGTTAAATGAGGTTCAGGTTTTCAATCTGCAATAAAATTTTTGCTGAGGCCCCCCAGATGCGATGGTGCTTATAGATATAGACCACCATTTTATCCGACGCCTTGAAACCAACGTCCCGCTGTTGCGTGGAAAGCAAGGGCGCCAGAGGAATCTCCAGAACTTCGTGGACTTCATCGCTACTGGCTTTGATAATTGGCGGAAACTGCAAAATCGCCACAAAGGGAGTGATTTCAAACCCGGTTCGAGTTTCCACTTTGGGCAGACAACCGATGACCCGACAAGGGTCCACCTCAACTCCGATTTCCTCTTTAGTTTCACGCAACGCCGTGCACAGAAGGTCTTCATCCTGCTTTTCCACCACTCCTCCGGGAAAAGCAAGCTCGCCGGCGTGGACTTTCAAGTCAAGCGCCCGCTTGGTCATCAGCACATGCGTCTGCTGTATTTTTTTATATAAAATCACCAGCACCGCCGACCGTTGGGGATGCGGTTCCACCGGCTCCAGAACCACCGGGAAATGATTTTTCAATTGGGTTGTGATTAAAAAAAGATTCATTCTTCTATTCCGAAATCCAGCCTGCGTTCCAGTCAACTGCCCCAAACGGTATTATATTCCTCCAGGTCGAACCCCACCGTCACCCGGTCATTATCAACGGCAATGGGCCGTTTGATCAGCCGTCCGTTAGCAGCCAGCAAATCGATGGCCTCCGTTTCCGTCAGGGAGGCAATCTTATCCTTCATTTTAAGTTCCTTATACTGGACGCCGCTGGTATTGAAAAGTTTGCGCAGGCCTTTCACCTGCATCGCCCGTTTTAACACAGACTTGGGCGGCGGCGTCTCGGTGATGTCCAGGTCCGTATATTCTAAATTTTGACTGTCTAAAAAAGCTTTCGCTTTGCGACACGTCCCACATTTATTGTATCCATAAAATTTCATGAAAAGGAGTCTCCTTAAAAATTTCATTCTGGCGATATTGTATATCAAGACATTTTGGCTCCCCTAAGAAAATACGGGTCATTATTTTCAGGTGCAAAACGGCCTGAATCCACTTAAGCCCCTATATATTGTGCACCTTTACCTTCCACCCTACCAGAAATGGTATGATTTTTTCTTTACTTAGCCCCCTGATTGAGATATCTTCGGCCATTATACCGCATGATCAGGGATATTCTTCTCCACGAGTGTTTGCCAGCCGATGATTTTAAAAAGCTTGGAACTAGAGGGTTTTAAATCCTTCGTAGACGCAACCCAGTTGCATTTCAACAACGGGTTCACCGCTATTGTGGGTCCGAACGGTTGTGGAAAAAGTAATGTCTCCGACGCCATTCGCTGGGTCATTGGAGAGCAAAGCTCAAAATCCCTGCGCGGAACCAAGACAACGGATCTCATATTCAACGGCAGTGGTTCGCGCAAACCCGTCAACCGGGCGGAAATTTCCCTGACCCTTAAAAACGTCCCTGCCCGAATCCGCATCGCCAACGTCCCTAACCTTGCAGAAGAAGTGAAAATCACCCGGTGCTATCATCGTTCCGGCGAGAGTGAATTTTACATCAACCAGGTCCCCTGCCGGTTGAAAGACATCACCGATTTCCTGATGGACATGGGCATCAGCCCGAAAGTTCT belongs to Nitrospinota bacterium and includes:
- a CDS encoding ATP-grasp domain-containing protein, whose product is MKELNLLLLAPHWRVSLIRSFQTAKVRLRVAGKLVGADSDPLSPSLKVVDVEYPLPLFADAACKQALLDICERETIHTILPMTNKAVEFLNRHCQDFKRENILAYLQDADTIEVCHDKLKLSKFFNAEKILSPLTGEVGLFINSSEFPLIAKPRQGEGGKDNFVIENQRDLKFYAEKYPGHIMQKYIEGQEFTVDWFSDKSGKPLLIVPRERLAVQGGEVMVSRICMDPEIIAAVRQVGLLLKLKGPANLQGIRPANGKLLFTDINLRFGSGAGHTIAAGGDMPGCIYRDLGDEGPLAEINSIQDGSVMTRFHDAFFSHTGLDEEQR
- the pyrF gene encoding orotidine-5'-phosphate decarboxylase; its protein translation is MIEEARKRLIFALDVPDRKEAERYVKLLEGSVGCFKVGLELFVKEGPEVLKVVRDNSSADIFLDLKLHDIPATLSRALISAASHKVKYVTIHLEEGEALRGIPPEVKDSGLEVLAVTVLTSISEEDLSRYSLENIEEKKKNRFTGSEVYGLSKLENIVIERAMQAEVSGCAGVICSGEEVKLIKSVFPHMKTVVPGIRPAWSEVGKDDQSRITTPGQAIERGADLIVVGRPIRDAQDPKEAADRIVDEILQSLNKK
- a CDS encoding arsenate reductase family protein; protein product: MKFYGYNKCGTCRKAKAFLDSQNLEYTDLDITETPPPKSVLKRAMQVKGLRKLFNTSGVQYKELKMKDKIASLTETEAIDLLAANGRLIKRPIAVDNDRVTVGFDLEEYNTVWGS
- a CDS encoding CoA pyrophosphatase, giving the protein MNLFLITTQLKNHFPVVLEPVEPHPQRSAVLVILYKKIQQTHVLMTKRALDLKVHAGELAFPGGVVEKQDEDLLCTALRETKEEIGVEVDPCRVIGCLPKVETRTGFEITPFVAILQFPPIIKASSDEVHEVLEIPLAPLLSTQQRDVGFKASDKMVVYIYKHHRIWGASAKILLQIENLNLI